A window of the Sporosarcina sp. FSL K6-2383 genome harbors these coding sequences:
- the eno gene encoding phosphopyruvate hydratase, which produces MPVITIVQAREVLDSRGNPTVEVEVFTESGAFGRAIVPSGASTGEYEAVELRDGDKNRYLGKGVLKAVEHVNDVIADDLEEMYSVLDQVTIDKALIELDGTPNKGKLGANAILGVSMAVARAAADYLDIPLYQYLGGVNAKQLPVPMMNILNGGEHADNNVDIQEFMVMPVGAESFRHGLRMGTEIFHSLKAVLQAKGLNTSVGDEGGFAPNLSSNEEALSTIIEAIEKAGYKPGEEVLLAMDVAASEIYNKEDGTYNLSGEGIVKTSAEMVDWYAEMCEKYPIISIEDGLDENDWAGHKLLTERLGKTVQLVGDDLFVTNTEKLSRGIEEGISNSILIKVNQIGTLTETFDAIEMAKRAGFTAVISHRSGESEDTTIADIAVATNAGQIKTGAPSRTDRVAKYNQLLRIEDQLDDTAEYLGAKTFYNLKK; this is translated from the coding sequence ATGCCAGTTATTACAATTGTCCAGGCAAGAGAAGTACTTGATTCACGAGGAAATCCAACGGTAGAGGTTGAAGTATTCACAGAGAGCGGCGCATTTGGCCGTGCAATCGTTCCATCAGGAGCATCAACAGGTGAATATGAAGCAGTTGAACTACGTGATGGCGACAAAAATCGTTACCTCGGTAAAGGAGTTCTAAAAGCAGTTGAACACGTCAATGATGTTATTGCTGACGACCTAGAAGAAATGTACTCTGTTTTGGATCAAGTAACAATCGACAAAGCGTTGATCGAACTTGATGGTACACCAAACAAAGGGAAATTGGGTGCTAACGCAATTCTTGGCGTATCTATGGCAGTAGCACGTGCAGCTGCAGATTACCTAGATATTCCACTTTACCAATACCTTGGTGGTGTCAATGCAAAACAATTGCCAGTTCCAATGATGAACATTTTGAATGGCGGAGAGCACGCGGATAACAACGTCGATATTCAAGAATTCATGGTGATGCCAGTAGGCGCAGAATCATTCCGCCACGGTCTACGCATGGGGACTGAAATTTTCCATAGCTTGAAAGCTGTATTGCAGGCAAAAGGTTTGAACACTTCTGTTGGGGATGAAGGCGGATTTGCTCCGAACCTATCTTCTAACGAAGAAGCATTGTCTACAATCATTGAAGCAATCGAAAAAGCAGGCTACAAGCCAGGCGAGGAAGTTCTTCTTGCAATGGACGTTGCTGCATCTGAAATTTACAATAAAGAAGATGGCACATACAATCTTTCAGGCGAAGGTATCGTGAAGACATCTGCTGAAATGGTTGATTGGTATGCTGAAATGTGCGAGAAATACCCAATCATTTCAATCGAAGACGGTTTGGACGAAAACGACTGGGCGGGCCACAAGCTATTAACAGAACGCCTTGGCAAAACAGTTCAACTTGTTGGAGATGACCTGTTCGTTACAAACACTGAGAAATTATCACGCGGAATCGAAGAAGGAATCAGTAACTCGATCCTTATTAAAGTGAACCAAATCGGTACATTGACGGAAACGTTTGATGCAATCGAAATGGCGAAACGCGCTGGCTTTACAGCTGTTATCTCTCACCGTTCTGGTGAATCAGAAGATACAACAATTGCTGATATCGCAGTAGCAACAAACGCTGGTCAAATCAAGACAGGTGCTCCGTCACGTACGGATCGCGTTGCGAAATACAACCAATTGCTTCGCATCGAAGATCAGCTTGACGACACAGCTGAATATTTAGGTGCTAAAACTTTCTATAACTTGAAAAAATAA